In Phragmites australis chromosome 16, lpPhrAust1.1, whole genome shotgun sequence, one DNA window encodes the following:
- the LOC133896391 gene encoding protein TOPLESS-RELATED PROTEIN 2 isoform X2 — translation MSSLSRELVFLILQFLDEEKFKETVHKLEQESGFYFNMKHFEDLVQGGEWDEVERYLSGFTKVEDNRYSMKIFFEIRKQKYLEALDRHDRAKAVEILVKDLKVFASFNEELFKEITQLLTLENFRQNEQLSKYGDTKSARNIMLLELKKLIEANPLFRDKLNFPPFKSSRLRTLINQSLNWQHQLCKNPRPNPDIKTLFTDHSCAAPTNGARAPPPANGPLVGPIPKSAGFPPMGAHAPFQPVVSPSPNAMAGWMTNANPSLPHAAVAQGPPGLVQAPNTAAFLKHPRTPTSAPVIDYQSADSEHLMKRMRVGQPDEVSFSGASHPANIYTQEDLPKQGVRTLNQGSNVMSLDFHPVQQTILLVGTNVGDIGIWEVGSRERIAHKTFKVWDIGSCTLPLQAALMKDAAISVNRCLWSPDGTILGVAFSKHIVQTYTFVPNGELRQQAEIDAHIGGVNDIAFSHPNKTLSIITCGDDKLIKVWDAQTGQKQYTFEGHEAPVFSVCPHYKESIQFIFSTAIDGKIKAWLYDCLGSRVDYDAPGHWCTTMAYSADGTRLFSCGTSKEGESHLVEWNETEGAIKRTYNGFRKRSLGVVQFDTTRNRFLAAGDEFLVKFWDMDNTNILTTTECDGGLPASPRLRFNREGSLLAVTTSENGIKILANTDGQRLLRMLESRAFEGSRGPPQQINTKPSIVPLGSVSNVSSPIAVNTERPDRMLPSVSTSGLAPMDASRTPDVKPRITDDSEKIKTWKLADIADSGHLRALHLQDTDTNPSKVVRLLYTNNGIALLALGSNAVHKLWKWQRSDRNPNGKSTASVAPQLWQPANGILMTNDTNDGNPEEATACIALSKNDSYVMSASGGKVSLFNMMTFKVMTTFMAPPPAATFLAFHPQDNNIIAIGMEDSTIQIYNVRIDDVKSKLKGHQKKITGLAFSQSMNVLVSSGADAQLCVWSIDGWEKKKSRYIQPPANRSGALVGDTRVQFHNDQTHLLVVHESQLAIYDGNLECLRSWSPRDALPAPISSAIYSCDGLLVYATFCDGAIGVFEAESLRLRCRIAPSAYIPPSILSCAGRVYPMVVAAHPMEPNQIALGMSDGKVHVVEPLDADPKWGTAPPQDNGAHPAISAAPSAASNQASDQPMR, via the exons ATGTCGTCGCTGAGCAGGGAGCTGGTGTTCCTCATCCTGCAGTTCCTCGATGAGGAGAAGTTCAAGGAGACGGTGCACAA GTTGGAGCAGGAGTCGGGGTTCTACTTCAACATGAAGCACTTCGAGGACCTTGTGCAGGGCGGCGAGTGGGATGAGGTGGAGAGGTACCTCAGCGGCTTCACCAAGGTGGAGGACAACCGCTACTCCATGAAGATCTTCTTCGAGATCCGCAAGCAGAAGTACCTCGAGGCCCTTGATAG GCATGATAGGGCCAAGGCGGTGGAGATTCTCGTGAAGGATCTCAAGGTGTTCGCCTCCTTCAACGAGGAGCTATTCAAGGAGATAACACAGCTGCTGACCTTGGAGAATTTTAG GCAAAATGAGCAGCTGTCCAAGTATGGGGACACAAAGTCAGCCCGGAATATCATGCTGTTGGAGCTCAAGAAGCTCATCGAGGCGAACCCACTCTTCCGGGACAAGCTGAATTTCCCACCATTTAAATCTTCTAGACTTCGCACATTGATCAATCAAAG CCTGAACTGGCAACATCAGCTTTGCAAGAACCCCAGACCAAACCCTGACATCAAGACACTCTTCACTGATCACTCTTGTGCTGCTCCTACCAATGGAGCAAGAGCTCCTccacctgccaatgggcccctTGTTGGACCTATCCCTAAGTCAGCTGGATTTCCGCCAATGGGTGCTCATGCT CCATTTCAACCTGTGGTGTCGCCATCTCCAAACGCAATGGCAGGTTGGATGACAAATGCCAACCCCTCTTTGCCACATGCTGCTGTTGCACAAGGACCACCTGGCCTTGTTCAGGCTCCAAACACAG CGGCATTTCTAAAGCATCCAAGAACCCCTACAAGTGCACCTGTCATTGATTACCAGTCTGCGGATTCGGAACATCTCATGAAAAGAATGCGTGTAGGACAACCAGATGAG GTATCATTCTCTGGTGCAAGCCATCCAGCCAATATTTATACTCAAGAAGACCTTCCCAAACAAGGGGTTCGTACCCTTAATCAGGGTTCTAATGTTATGAGCCTGGATTTCCATCCTGTTCAACAAACCATTCTTTTAG TTGGAACAAATGTTGGTGACATTGGGATATGGGAAGTTGGTTCACGAGAAAGGATAGCTCACAAGACATTCAAAGTTTGGGATATTGGTTCCTGCACCTTGCCTTTGCAG GCTGCACTAATGAAAGATGCTGCAATATCTGTCAATAGATGTCTGTGGAGCCCTGATGGAACTATTCTAG GTGTTGCTTTTTCAAAGCATATTGTTCAGACGTACACTTTCGTACCAAATGGAGAGTTACGACAGCAAGCAGAG ATTGATGCTCACATTGGTGGGGTTAATGACATAGCCTTCTCTCACCCAAACAAAACCCTATCAATCATTACCTGTGGTGATGACAAACTCATTAAG GTGTGGGATGCTCAGACAGGACAAAAGCAGTACACATTCGAAGGCCATGAAGCTCCAGTGTTTTCTGTATGCCCTCACTACAAGGAGTCCATTCAG TTTATCTTCTCTACTGCCATTGATGGAAAAATCAAGGCATGGTTGTATGATTGCTTGGGCTCAAGAGTTGACTATGATGCTCCTGGACATTGGTGTACTACTATGGCTTACAGTGCTGACGGGACAAG GCTTTTCTCTTGCGGTACTAGTAAAGAAGGTGAATCTCACTTGGTTGAGTGGAATGAAACTGAAGGGGCTATCAAGAGGACATACAATGGCTTCAGGAAACGATCACTTGGTGTTGTTCAGTTTGACACAACCAGAAACCGGTTCTTGGCTGCTGGAGATGAATTCCTTGTTAAATTCTGGGATATGGATAACACCAACATACTAACAACAACAGAGTGTGACGGTGGACTTCCA GCAAGCCCTCGTTTGAGATTCAATAGAGAAGGTTCATTACTTGCTGTTACAACGAGTGAGAATGGAATAAAAATACTTGCCAACACTGATGGACAACGCTTGCTTAGGATGCTTGAGAGCAGAGCATTTGAGGGCTCTAGAGGACCTCCTCAACAAATAAATACCAAG CCTTCAATTGTTCCTCTTGGTTCTGTTTCAAATGTCTCTAGTCCTATAGCAGTGAACACAGAGCGACCTGATCGGATGTTGCCGTCAGTTTCGACAAGTGGCTTG GCACCTATGGATGCTAGTAGAACTCCGGATGTTAAACCAAGAATAACGGATGATTCCGAAAAGATTAAGACCTGGAAGTTGGCCGACATTGCTGATTCTGGACATCTTCGAGCACTTCATTTGCAAGACACAGACACAAACCCGAGCAAA GTTGTCCGTTTGTTATATACCAATAATGGGATTGCACTGTTAGCTCTCGGCTCAAATGCTGTCCATAAGTTGTGGAAATGGCAACGGAGTGACAGAAATCCTAATGGCAAG TCTACTGCATCTGTTGCACCTCAATTGTGGCAACCAGCAAATGGGATTCTGATGACAAATGACACTAATGATGGCAATCCGGAAGAAGCAACTGCCTGCATTGCATTGTCCAAAAATGATTCCTATGTTATGTCCGCATCTGGTGGCAAAGTCTCCTTGTTCAATATGATGACATTCAAG GTCATGACTACTTTCATGGCGCCTCCACCTGCTGCTACTTTCCTTGCATTCCACCCTCAAGACAATAATATCATCGCTATTGGAATGGAGGACTCTACCATTCAAATCTACAACGTTCGCATTGATGAT GTTAAAAGTAAGCTCAAGGGCCATCAGAAAAAGATTACTGGGCTGGCTTTCTCTCAATCAATGAATGTGCTAGTATCATCAGGTGCTGATGCTCAG CTATGCGTTTGGAGCATTGATGGTTgggaaaagaagaaatcaagatATATCCAACCCCCAGCAAACCGATCTGGCGCTTTGGTTGGTGATACAAGGGTGCAGTTCCACAATGACCAGACACACCTTTTGGTAGTTCATGAGAGCCAATTGGCAATCTATGATGGGAATCTTGAATGTTTACGCTCG TGGTCCCCAAGAGATGCACTCCCAGCTCCAATCTCAAGTGCAATATACTCATGTGATGGTCTCTTGGTTTACGCTACATTCTGCGATGGTGCTATTGGAGTCTTTGAAGCGGAGTCTCTTAGGTTGCGATGCAGGATTGCTCCTTCTGCTTATATTCCCCCTTCAATATTGTCCTG TGCTGGACGCGTTTACCCCATGGTCGTTGCTGCTCATCCCATGGAGCCTAACCAGATAGCACTTGGCATGAGCGATGGTAAAGTTCATGTGGTGGAGCCATTAGATGCAGACCCAAAGTGGGGAACAGCGCCTCCTCAGGACAATGGAGCGCACCCAGCGATATCAGCAGCGCCATCGGCAGCTAGCAACCAGGCATCTGATCAGCCGATGAGGTGA
- the LOC133896046 gene encoding uncharacterized protein LOC133896046: MAWGKWFYTNQFVHYETIPNGFPSRVLFPSRWEKEGDGNQTPAPTPSRRGPTRRGNLSPIPSRFRRAERGLAVALARLDGRGGSEAATASGHSREMESLAQRAALLREYLQSRERRGEARSICRRTDRGGRTTDQVGTGRYEFKEQPIEAYTVQVQPLKPWLDQCRGIPG; encoded by the exons ATGGCCTGGGGCAAA TGGTTTTATACAAACCAATTTGTACATTATGAGACCATCCCCAACGGGTTCCCGTCGCGCGTGCTGTTCCCTTCGCGATGGGAAAAAGAGGGCGACGGGAATCAAACACCAGCTCCAACGCCTTCCCGTCGCGGGCCGACGCGCcgtgggaacctctctcctatcCCGTCGCGGTTCCGCCGAGCGGAGCGGGGGCTGGCGGTTGCGCTCGCGCGCTTGGACGGAAGAGGCGGAAGCGAGGCGGCGACGGCGTCTGGGCACTCGAGGGAGATGGAGAGCCTGGCACAGCGCGCAGCGCTGCTACGGGAGTATTTGCAGAGCAG GGAACGGAGAGGAGAAGCTAGATCGATTTGTAGAAGGACAGATCGAGGTGGGAGAACAACGGATCAAGTTGGGACAGGACGATATGAGTTCAAAGAACAGCCGATTGAG GCATATACTGTACAAGTTCAGCCGCTGAAGCCTTGGCTTGACCAGTGCAGAGGAATCCCAG GATGA
- the LOC133896391 gene encoding protein TOPLESS-RELATED PROTEIN 2 isoform X1 — MSSLSRELVFLILQFLDEEKFKETVHKLEQESGFYFNMKHFEDLVQGGEWDEVERYLSGFTKVEDNRYSMKIFFEIRKQKYLEALDRHDRAKAVEILVKDLKVFASFNEELFKEITQLLTLENFRQNEQLSKYGDTKSARNIMLLELKKLIEANPLFRDKLNFPPFKSSRLRTLINQSLNWQHQLCKNPRPNPDIKTLFTDHSCAAPTNGARAPPPANGPLVGPIPKSAGFPPMGAHAPFQPVVSPSPNAMAGWMTNANPSLPHAAVAQGPPGLVQAPNTAAFLKHPRTPTSAPVIDYQSADSEHLMKRMRVGQPDEVSFSGASHPANIYTQEDLPKQGVRTLNQGSNVMSLDFHPVQQTILLVGTNVGDIGIWEVGSRERIAHKTFKVWDIGSCTLPLQAALMKDAAISVNRCLWSPDGTILGVAFSKHIVQTYTFVPNGELRQQAEIDAHIGGVNDIAFSHPNKTLSIITCGDDKLIKVWDAQTGQKQYTFEGHEAPVFSVCPHYKESIQFIFSTAIDGKIKAWLYDCLGSRVDYDAPGHWCTTMAYSADGTRLFSCGTSKEGESHLVEWNETEGAIKRTYNGFRKRSLGVVQFDTTRNRFLAAGDEFLVKFWDMDNTNILTTTECDGGLPASPRLRFNREGSLLAVTTSENGIKILANTDGQRLLRMLESRAFEGSRGPPQQINTKPSIVPLGSVSNVSSPIAVNTERPDRMLPSVSTSGLQAPMDASRTPDVKPRITDDSEKIKTWKLADIADSGHLRALHLQDTDTNPSKVVRLLYTNNGIALLALGSNAVHKLWKWQRSDRNPNGKSTASVAPQLWQPANGILMTNDTNDGNPEEATACIALSKNDSYVMSASGGKVSLFNMMTFKVMTTFMAPPPAATFLAFHPQDNNIIAIGMEDSTIQIYNVRIDDVKSKLKGHQKKITGLAFSQSMNVLVSSGADAQLCVWSIDGWEKKKSRYIQPPANRSGALVGDTRVQFHNDQTHLLVVHESQLAIYDGNLECLRSWSPRDALPAPISSAIYSCDGLLVYATFCDGAIGVFEAESLRLRCRIAPSAYIPPSILSCAGRVYPMVVAAHPMEPNQIALGMSDGKVHVVEPLDADPKWGTAPPQDNGAHPAISAAPSAASNQASDQPMR; from the exons ATGTCGTCGCTGAGCAGGGAGCTGGTGTTCCTCATCCTGCAGTTCCTCGATGAGGAGAAGTTCAAGGAGACGGTGCACAA GTTGGAGCAGGAGTCGGGGTTCTACTTCAACATGAAGCACTTCGAGGACCTTGTGCAGGGCGGCGAGTGGGATGAGGTGGAGAGGTACCTCAGCGGCTTCACCAAGGTGGAGGACAACCGCTACTCCATGAAGATCTTCTTCGAGATCCGCAAGCAGAAGTACCTCGAGGCCCTTGATAG GCATGATAGGGCCAAGGCGGTGGAGATTCTCGTGAAGGATCTCAAGGTGTTCGCCTCCTTCAACGAGGAGCTATTCAAGGAGATAACACAGCTGCTGACCTTGGAGAATTTTAG GCAAAATGAGCAGCTGTCCAAGTATGGGGACACAAAGTCAGCCCGGAATATCATGCTGTTGGAGCTCAAGAAGCTCATCGAGGCGAACCCACTCTTCCGGGACAAGCTGAATTTCCCACCATTTAAATCTTCTAGACTTCGCACATTGATCAATCAAAG CCTGAACTGGCAACATCAGCTTTGCAAGAACCCCAGACCAAACCCTGACATCAAGACACTCTTCACTGATCACTCTTGTGCTGCTCCTACCAATGGAGCAAGAGCTCCTccacctgccaatgggcccctTGTTGGACCTATCCCTAAGTCAGCTGGATTTCCGCCAATGGGTGCTCATGCT CCATTTCAACCTGTGGTGTCGCCATCTCCAAACGCAATGGCAGGTTGGATGACAAATGCCAACCCCTCTTTGCCACATGCTGCTGTTGCACAAGGACCACCTGGCCTTGTTCAGGCTCCAAACACAG CGGCATTTCTAAAGCATCCAAGAACCCCTACAAGTGCACCTGTCATTGATTACCAGTCTGCGGATTCGGAACATCTCATGAAAAGAATGCGTGTAGGACAACCAGATGAG GTATCATTCTCTGGTGCAAGCCATCCAGCCAATATTTATACTCAAGAAGACCTTCCCAAACAAGGGGTTCGTACCCTTAATCAGGGTTCTAATGTTATGAGCCTGGATTTCCATCCTGTTCAACAAACCATTCTTTTAG TTGGAACAAATGTTGGTGACATTGGGATATGGGAAGTTGGTTCACGAGAAAGGATAGCTCACAAGACATTCAAAGTTTGGGATATTGGTTCCTGCACCTTGCCTTTGCAG GCTGCACTAATGAAAGATGCTGCAATATCTGTCAATAGATGTCTGTGGAGCCCTGATGGAACTATTCTAG GTGTTGCTTTTTCAAAGCATATTGTTCAGACGTACACTTTCGTACCAAATGGAGAGTTACGACAGCAAGCAGAG ATTGATGCTCACATTGGTGGGGTTAATGACATAGCCTTCTCTCACCCAAACAAAACCCTATCAATCATTACCTGTGGTGATGACAAACTCATTAAG GTGTGGGATGCTCAGACAGGACAAAAGCAGTACACATTCGAAGGCCATGAAGCTCCAGTGTTTTCTGTATGCCCTCACTACAAGGAGTCCATTCAG TTTATCTTCTCTACTGCCATTGATGGAAAAATCAAGGCATGGTTGTATGATTGCTTGGGCTCAAGAGTTGACTATGATGCTCCTGGACATTGGTGTACTACTATGGCTTACAGTGCTGACGGGACAAG GCTTTTCTCTTGCGGTACTAGTAAAGAAGGTGAATCTCACTTGGTTGAGTGGAATGAAACTGAAGGGGCTATCAAGAGGACATACAATGGCTTCAGGAAACGATCACTTGGTGTTGTTCAGTTTGACACAACCAGAAACCGGTTCTTGGCTGCTGGAGATGAATTCCTTGTTAAATTCTGGGATATGGATAACACCAACATACTAACAACAACAGAGTGTGACGGTGGACTTCCA GCAAGCCCTCGTTTGAGATTCAATAGAGAAGGTTCATTACTTGCTGTTACAACGAGTGAGAATGGAATAAAAATACTTGCCAACACTGATGGACAACGCTTGCTTAGGATGCTTGAGAGCAGAGCATTTGAGGGCTCTAGAGGACCTCCTCAACAAATAAATACCAAG CCTTCAATTGTTCCTCTTGGTTCTGTTTCAAATGTCTCTAGTCCTATAGCAGTGAACACAGAGCGACCTGATCGGATGTTGCCGTCAGTTTCGACAAGTGGCTTG CAGGCACCTATGGATGCTAGTAGAACTCCGGATGTTAAACCAAGAATAACGGATGATTCCGAAAAGATTAAGACCTGGAAGTTGGCCGACATTGCTGATTCTGGACATCTTCGAGCACTTCATTTGCAAGACACAGACACAAACCCGAGCAAA GTTGTCCGTTTGTTATATACCAATAATGGGATTGCACTGTTAGCTCTCGGCTCAAATGCTGTCCATAAGTTGTGGAAATGGCAACGGAGTGACAGAAATCCTAATGGCAAG TCTACTGCATCTGTTGCACCTCAATTGTGGCAACCAGCAAATGGGATTCTGATGACAAATGACACTAATGATGGCAATCCGGAAGAAGCAACTGCCTGCATTGCATTGTCCAAAAATGATTCCTATGTTATGTCCGCATCTGGTGGCAAAGTCTCCTTGTTCAATATGATGACATTCAAG GTCATGACTACTTTCATGGCGCCTCCACCTGCTGCTACTTTCCTTGCATTCCACCCTCAAGACAATAATATCATCGCTATTGGAATGGAGGACTCTACCATTCAAATCTACAACGTTCGCATTGATGAT GTTAAAAGTAAGCTCAAGGGCCATCAGAAAAAGATTACTGGGCTGGCTTTCTCTCAATCAATGAATGTGCTAGTATCATCAGGTGCTGATGCTCAG CTATGCGTTTGGAGCATTGATGGTTgggaaaagaagaaatcaagatATATCCAACCCCCAGCAAACCGATCTGGCGCTTTGGTTGGTGATACAAGGGTGCAGTTCCACAATGACCAGACACACCTTTTGGTAGTTCATGAGAGCCAATTGGCAATCTATGATGGGAATCTTGAATGTTTACGCTCG TGGTCCCCAAGAGATGCACTCCCAGCTCCAATCTCAAGTGCAATATACTCATGTGATGGTCTCTTGGTTTACGCTACATTCTGCGATGGTGCTATTGGAGTCTTTGAAGCGGAGTCTCTTAGGTTGCGATGCAGGATTGCTCCTTCTGCTTATATTCCCCCTTCAATATTGTCCTG TGCTGGACGCGTTTACCCCATGGTCGTTGCTGCTCATCCCATGGAGCCTAACCAGATAGCACTTGGCATGAGCGATGGTAAAGTTCATGTGGTGGAGCCATTAGATGCAGACCCAAAGTGGGGAACAGCGCCTCCTCAGGACAATGGAGCGCACCCAGCGATATCAGCAGCGCCATCGGCAGCTAGCAACCAGGCATCTGATCAGCCGATGAGGTGA